The Vulpes lagopus strain Blue_001 chromosome 6, ASM1834538v1, whole genome shotgun sequence genome has a segment encoding these proteins:
- the LOC121493482 gene encoding transcription initiation factor TFIID subunit 9-like — MESGKMAFPKSMPKDAQMMAQILKDMGITEYEPRVINQMLEFAFRYVTTILDDAKIYSSHAKKATVDADDVRLAIRCRADQSFTSPPPRDFLLDIARQRNQTPLPLIKPYSGPRLPPDRYCLTAPNYRLKSLQKKASTSAGRVTVPRLSVGSVTSQPSTPTLGTPTPQTMSVSTKVGTPMSLTGQRFTVQMPTSQSPTVKASIPATSAVQNALINPSLIGSKNILITTNVVSSQNTSNESSNALKRKREDDDDDDDDDDDYDNL, encoded by the coding sequence ATGGAGTCTGGCAAGATGGCTTTTCCCAAGAGCATGCCGAAAGATGCACAGATGATGGCACAAATCCTGAAGGATATGGGGATTACAGAATATGAACCAAGAGTTATAAATCAGATGTTGGAGTTTGCGTTCCGATATGTGACCACAATCCTAGATGATGCAAAAATTTATTCAAGCCATGCTAAGAAGGCTACTGTTGATGCAGACGATGTGCGGCTGGCCATTCGGTGTCGTGCTGATCAGTCTTTTACCTCTCCTCCCCCAAGAGATTTTTTATTGGATATTGCAAGGCAAAGAAATCAAACTCCTTTGCCGTTAATCAAGCCATATTCAGGCCCCAGGCTGCCACCTGATAGATATTGCTTGACGGCTCCAAACTATAGACTTAAGTCTTTACAAAAAAAGGCATCAACTTCTGCGGGAAGAGTAACAGTTCCACGGTTAAGTGTTGGTTCTGTTACTAGCCAACCAAGTACTCCCACTCTTGGTACACCAACCCCACAAACCATGTCAGTGTCAACTAAAGTAGGGACTCCCATGTCCCTCACAGGGCAGAGGTTTACAGTACAGATGCCCACATCACAGTCCCCAACTGTAAAAGCATCAATTCCTGCCACATCCGCAGTTCAGAATGCTCTGATTAATCCATCATTAATTGGGTCCAAAAACATTCTTATCACTACAAACGTGGTGTCATCACAAAATACTTCCAATGAATCATCAAATGCATTGAAAAGAAAACGAGaggatgatgatgacgatgatgatgacgatgatgactATGATAATTTGTAA